In the Quercus lobata isolate SW786 chromosome 5, ValleyOak3.0 Primary Assembly, whole genome shotgun sequence genome, one interval contains:
- the LOC115988904 gene encoding palmitoyl-monogalactosyldiacylglycerol delta-7 desaturase, chloroplastic-like: MALITSPPSNPKPLQFSPLHRATWRPGQAELGLSRAMSNTSMVLNSGHNISMSNKLLLNTKFSNHLHKNANRRVPHITSAALVEATETKPEPEAAKLRRILLSDVVVNHQRRVFYGRKWNAHDLANATVVLAMHCLCLFAPFQFKWSALLVAVSLYVVTGLFGITLSFHRNLSHRSFKVPKWLEYFFAYCGVQALQGSPIDWVSTHRYHHQFVDSERDPHSPTAGFWFSHMSWLFDTTSMNDRCGGPNNVGDLQKQPFYRFLKKTYIIHPIALGALLYGLGGLPFLVWGMGVRVVWVYHITWLVNSACHVWGKQPWKTGDLSRNNWWVALLSFGEGWHNNHHAFEYSARHGLEWWELDMTWYVVKLLQAIGLATDVKVPTEVQKQRLAI, encoded by the exons ATGGCTTTGATCACATCTCCACCATCCAATCCCAAACCCCTCCAATTTTCTCCTCTCCACCGTGCAACCTGGCGGCCAGGACAAGCCGAACTCGGCCTTTCCCGTGCCATGTCCAACACTTCTATGGTCCTAAATTCTGGTCATAATATTTCAATGTCTAACAAGCTTTTACTAAACACAAAATTCTCCAACCATTTGCATAAAAATGCCAATAGAAGAGTCCCACATATAACTAGTGCAGCATTGGTAGAAGCAACAGAGACAAAACCAGAGCCAGAGGCAGCAAAGCTTAGGAGAATTTTGTTATCGGACGTGGTAGTGAATCATCAAAGGAGAGTCTTTTATGGGAGGAAATGGAATGCACATGACTTGGCCAATGCTACCGTTGTTTTGGCAATGCATTGCCTTTGTCTTTTCGCACCATTTCAATTCAAATGGAGTGCACTTTTGGTGGCTGTGTCACTGTACGTTGTAACAGGTCTTTTTGGTATTACTTTATCATTTCATAGGAATCTCTCACACAGGAGTTTCAAGGTTCCTAAATGGCTTGAGTATTTCTTTGCCTATTGTGGTGTTCAGGCACTTCAG GGGAGCCCAATTGATTGGGTAAGCACACATAGGTACCACCACCAGTTTGTCGATTCTGAGAGAGACCCACATAGTCCCACTGCTGGATTTTGGTTTAGTCACATGAGTTGGCTCTTTGATACCACTTCTATGAATGATAGG TGTGGAGGACCAAACAATGTTGGGGATTTACAGAAGCAGCCATTCTACAGGTTTCTTAAAAAGACCTACATTATTCATCCAATTGCACTTGGTGCTCTACTATATGGCTTGGGTGGATTGCCCTTCCTAGTGTGGGGAATG GGTGTGAGGGTTGTATGGGTTTACCACATCACTTGGCTGGTAAATTCAGCTTGCCATGTCTGGGGAAAGCAACCATGGAAAACTGGTGATTTGTCTAGGAACAACTG GTGGGTGGCATTACTTTCATTTGGAGAGGGGTGGCATAATAACCACCATGCTTTTGAGTACTCAGCTAGACATGGCCTAGAATGGTGGGAGCTCGACATGACTTGGTATGTAGTAAAACTTCTACAAGCTATTGGATTGGCAACTGATGTGAAGGTACCAACTGAGGTTCAGAAACAAAGGCTAGCCATTTAA
- the LOC115990308 gene encoding uncharacterized protein LOC115990308 translates to MAAAMVELTCQNQELRMEINQRRQTREEREGGGQTQGHGDRENTEIGSQLRSTTSRTRHNRSSSNLLTIEQGENESLWSFITRFNREALSVDKVDDKLLLAFHNGINSDLFIHKLYEKEPQTMTELVHSAQNFMNAEDAIIAKKSKRAERMEAHPARHSEQGPRPKKGRAEDKKERDNRKTGPLGRSQNYTPLNAPLDQVLMQIKDDLSLKWPEKMKGDPNKRNKSKYCRFHRDHGHDTDECYDLKQQIENLIRQGKLRHFVGRDHKDEKLKGKMEESSRPLLGEIRIIIGGNSTGQSSKSKKMYLKVVQNVQLSGRSPRTRSMDQLAISFTDEDAEMIHHPHDDAIVITLLIADYTTRRMLVDNGSSVDILYYPAFQQMRLGRDQLRPVCSPLIGFGEMKVQPVGTITLPVVVGSYPQQIIREVNFLVVDCSSSFNVIIGRPTLNSWKAITSTYHLSVKFPTEYGIGQAQGDQLAARECYLAMMALDE, encoded by the exons ATGGCAGCTGCAATGGTGGAGTTGACTTGCCAAAACCAAGAGTTAAGAATGGAGATCAATCAGAGAAGACAGACACGTGAGGAACGTGAAGGAGGAGGACAAACACAGGGTCATGGTGATAGAGAAAATACTGAAATTGGAAGTCAGTTAAGAAGCACCACTTCACGGACG AGACACAATCGTTCCTCATCCAACCTGTTGACCATAGAGCAAGGGGAGAATGAGAGCCTGTGGTCATTCATCACTCGCTTCAATAGAGAAGCCCTTAGTGTGGACAAGGTAGACGACAAGCTTCTATTGGCCTTCCATAATGGGATTAATTCTGATCTATTTATCCACAAGCTATATGAGAAAGAGCCTCAAACCATGACTGAGCTTGTCCATTCGGCTCAGAActtcatgaatgcagaagatgcgatcatagccaagaagagcAAAAGAGCTGAAAGGATGGAAGCGCACCCAGCACGCCACTCAGAACAAGgccctcgtccaaagaagggacgggCGGAAGATAAGAAGGAACGAGATAATAGGAAGACGGGTCCCTTGGGAAGAAGCCAAAACTACACGCCCCTAAACGCTCCACTTGATCAGGtgctcatgcaaatcaaagatgacCTTTCTCTAAAATGGCCAGAGAAGATGAAAGGAGATCCCAATAAGCGCAATAAGAGTAAATATTGTCGCTTCCATAGGGACCATGGGCATGACACGGATGAATGTTATGACCTGAAGCAACAAATTGAGAATCTTATTAGACAAGGAAAGCTGAGGCATTTCGTTGGAAGGGATCATAAAGATGAgaagttgaaaggaaaaatggaGGAATCGTCCCGGCCCCTACTAGGAGAAATAAGGATTATCATAGGAGGAAACTCGACGGGGCAATCTTCCAAGTCGAAGAAGATGTATCTCAAAGTGGTGCAAAACGTCCAACTCTCTGGACGATCACCAAGGACGAGATCAATGGACCAGCTGGCCATTTCATTCACTGACGAAGATGCTGAGATGATCCATCACCCGCATGATGATGCAATTGTCATTACTCTGCTTATTGCAGATTATACAACCAGGAGAATGTTAGTTGACAATGGAAGCTCAGTAGATATATTGTACTACCCTGCCTTCCAACAGATGAGGCTTGGGCGGGATCAACTTCGTCCAGTGTGCTCACCATTGATAGGGTTCGGAGAAATGAAGGTGCAGCCCGTAGGCACCATTACATTACCAGTAGTGGTAGGGTCATACCCGCAGCAGATAATTAGGGAAGTCAATTTCCTCGTGGTGGATTGTTCGTCCTCATTCAATGTCATTATTGGAAGACCAACTCTGAACAGTTGGAAGGCGATAACATCTACCTACCATCTATCAGTCAAATTCCCTACGGAGTACGGGATAGGGCAAGCACAAGGAGATCAGTTGGCAGCTAGAGAATGCTATTTAGCCATGATGGCTTTGGACGAGTAG
- the LOC115988909 gene encoding palmitoyl-monogalactosyldiacylglycerol delta-7 desaturase, chloroplastic-like has translation MALITSPPSNPKAHQFSPPHCATRRPGQAELVPDITSAALVDAAESKPEPEAAKFKRILLSDVVVKSQKRVFFGRKWNAYDLATASVILAMHCLCLFAPFQFNWRALLVAVALYVVTGLFGITLSFHRNLSHRSFKVPKWLEYFFAYCGTQALQGSPITWVSTHRHHHQFVDSERDPHSPTAGFWFSHIGWLFDTTSINERCGGPNNVGDLKKQPFYRFLEKTYVIHPIALGVLLYGLGGFPFLVWGMGVRVVWVYHITWLINSACHLWGKQPWKTGDLSRNNGWVALLSFGEGWHNNHHAFEYSARHGLEWWELDMTWYVVKLLQAIRLATDVKVPTEVQKKRMAI, from the exons ATGGCTTTAATCACATCTCCACCATCCAATCCCAAAGCCCACCAATTTTCTCCTCCCCACTGCGCAACCCGccggccaggacaggccgaattAGTCCCAGATATAACTAGTGCAGCACTGGTAGATGCAGCAGAGTCAAAACCAGAGCCAGAGGCAGCAAAGTTTAAGAGAATTTTGTTATCGGACGTTGTCGTGAAGAGTCAAAAGAGAGTCTTTTTTGGGAGGAAATGGAACGCTTATGATTTGGCCACTGCTTCTGTTATTTTGGCAATGCATTGCCTTTGTCTTTTCGCACCGTTTCAATTCAATTGGAGGGCACTTTTGGTGGCTGTGGCACTGTATGTCGTGACTGGTCTTTTTGGTATTACTTTATCATTTCATAGGAATCTCTCACACCGGAGTTTCAAGGTTCCTAAATGGCTTGAGTATTTCTTTGCCTATTGTGGTACTCAGGCACTTCAG GGGAGCCCAATTACCTGGGTGAGCACACATAGGCACCACCACCAGTTTGTTGATTCTGAGAGAGACCCACATAGCCCCACTGCTGGATTTTGGTTTAGTCACATTGGTTGGCTCTTTGATACCACTTCTATTAATGAGagg TGTGGAGGACCAAACAATGTTGGGGATTTAAAGAAGCAGCCCTTCTATAGGTTTCTTGAGAAGACTTACGTTATTCATCCTATTGCACTTGGTGTCCTGCTATATGGCTTGGGAGGATTCCCTTTCCTTGTGTGGGGAATG GGTGTGAGGGTTGTATGGGTTTACCACATCACTTGGCTTATAAATTCGGCTTGCCATTTATGGGGAAAGCAACCATGGAAAACTGGTGATTTGTCTAGGAACAACGG GTGGGTGGCATTACTTTCATTTGGAGAGGGGTGGCATAATAACCACCATGCTTTTGAGTACTCAGCTAGACATGGCCTAGAATGGTGGGAGCTCGACATGACTTGGTATGTAGTAAAACTTCTACAAGCAATTAGATTGGCAACTGATGTGAAGGTACCAACTGAGGTTCAGAAGAAAAGGATGGCCATTTAA